In Macaca fascicularis isolate 582-1 chromosome 15, T2T-MFA8v1.1, one genomic interval encodes:
- the SAXO1 gene encoding stabilizer of axonemal microtubules 1 isoform X3, translated as MPKLCNIPLEDVTNYKMSYVAHPVEKRFVHEAEKFRPCEIPFESLTTHKQSYRGLMGEPAKSLKPLARPPGLDMPFSNTTEFRDKYQAWPTPQMFSKAPITYVPPEDSMDLLTTVQAHYTYPKGVPARSCRPAPQIRKSGRFEGSSTTKDDYKQWSSMRTEPVKPIPQLDFPTEPLDCLTTTRAHYVPHPPINTKSCKPHWSGPRGNVPVEGQTTYTISFTPKEMSRCLASYPEPPGYTFEEVDALGHRIYKPVSQAGSQQSSHLSVDDSENPSQRKLEVSA; from the coding sequence ATGCCAAAGCTCTGTAACATCCCTTTGGAGGATGTGACTAACTACAAGATGAGCTACGTGGCCCACCCCGTGGAGAAGCGCTTTGTGCACGAAGCAGAGAAGTTCAGGCCCTGTGAAATCCCCTTTGAAAGCCTTACCACTCATAAACAATCCTACCGGGGCCTGATGGGTGAGCCTGCTAAGAGCTTGAAACCTCTAGCCAGGCCCCCTGGGCTAGACATGCCTTTCTCTAACACCACTGAGTTTCGAGATAAGTACCAAGCTTGGCCAACGCCCCAGATGTTCTCCAAAGCTCCCATCACCTACGTCCCTCCTGAAGACAGCATGGATCTTCTGACAACAGTGCAGGCCCATTACACATACCCTAAGGGTGTCCCAGCTCGGTCCTGCCGACCTGCACCTCAGATTAGGAAAAGCGGTCGCTTTGAAGGCTCTTCCACCACGAAGGATGACTACAAGCAGTGGTCCAGCATGCGCACAGAGCCAGTCAAGCCCATTCCCCAGCTGGACTTTCCCACCGAGCCCTTGGACTGCCTGACCACCACTCGGGCCCACTATGTGCCCCACCCACCTATCAATACCAAAAGCTGTAAGCCTCATTGGTCTGGCCCTCGAGGAAATGTCCCTGTGGAAGGCCAGACCACCTACACCATCAGCTTTACTCCCAAGGAAATGAGCAGGTGCCTAGCTTCATATCCTGAGCCTCCTGGCTACACCTTTGAGGAAGTGGATGCTTTGGGACACAGGATATACAAGCCGGTTTCCCAGGCAGGCTCTCAGCAGAGCAGCCATCTTTCTGTGGATGATTCAGAAAACCCCAGCCAGAGGAAGTTGGAAGTGTCAGCCTGA